The Brachyhypopomus gauderio isolate BG-103 chromosome 1, BGAUD_0.2, whole genome shotgun sequence genome includes the window tatatttcataataaagtttgatttcatttgattgtatgactgatgctttttatgcagggtgtgttcagcctgtttgagtaataccaaattattatcaataattagagcaaccacatacaataatgaagataaagataaataagatacaataatgctatgtgttaaggggcgtcgaccggtgttgtggtcgtatacaaatgatgtcacgacactacaacccgcgcgccaacagcgactccacccacattggggtggttcaccattgtaatggaaacacaacgcgaccgtaccgttccgttgcgaatcgacccgtaccgaaccgtaccgcgccaagcaggccctagtggaaatgcgccaatagattcacacagtggcacctctacatgtgccacatagactcacacagtgGCACCTCTACATGTGGCACTCGTCAGCAACCATGTCAGCACGGCACATCGAGAGTTTCAGGAAGTTAGCAAGAGAATTGAACGCAGAAGATCATACAAGGCACTGCCAAGTGATGGCTGGTCAAACATCTCCACCCAGAGCTCAGACGCAGTGGAAAAGATCAATCTGGGTTCTGAGAACGCACCCTATCAAGATGTAACAGTAGCAATACAGAATTGTGGTGCAGAGGAAATGGCTTGGTGCTATTTTTTAGGGTTTTGGGACTTGGCTTACAGCAAAGATTAATGATAATGCCACAGCACACAAAGACATGTTGTGAAAATCCCATGCTTGTAAATTTGGGATCCTGAAAAGAAATCTGTACCTGAAAAGACCCAGTGTTGTTCCCACATGGCGGTGGCTCTATTCACAAAGCAATGTCCATAAAGACGTTTTGATAACGTTGATGTGGAGTAGGCTGCACAGAGCCATGACCTCAACCCTATTGAAGCTCATACAGGTGTGATGGTCATGTATCCGCATGCTTCTTACTAAAATATGTATCTCTGTGCTTCCTATAATGAACCGTGATGACAACAATCATCATGACAAGAACTGTGGTGTCATGCTCCTTCGGGACACTAAGAGGGCTTGGTAATGATTGGTTAAATGGTTCACTATGGTTGTCTGGATAAGCACAATCACTAAACACTACAATGTTGCAAAACAACCACCACCTCAGGCATCTTGTTGAAGAACCAATCAAGGTACTCAAAATATAACTTACCCAGCCTCCTTGCTGTGTGATCCAGCTTCCTATCTGGTTGTTGAAGATGCTAAACGTAGCAGCCCGTATGGTTGAGGTCATGTCAGGGCAGTTGTTCTTGACGTAAAGAGCTAGGGCGACTGTCGCTTTCAGGATTTCCTTCTCAGGAACGATCTCAGGTCTCTCGGCAGCCCACATCTTGCACAAGGCGTTGACACTCTTACCAAAAACACTCACCACCTGAAAGAACGTTCAATAAATAGCAAAACTGTCACTGCAAAATAAAGGAGCGTCTGGAAGAAGTCCGCATCCAAATTGTCCCTCTTCACAGTAATGTCAACTCAACATATAGCCGATAAATTCACATGACAAAGAACAGGAAACAGGTGAaagtgaggtgtgtgggggagtctACCTGGTCGGCCGCGGCGTCCTGCACGTCTTTAATGAGCGGCTTTATCACCGTCTCGTCGTAGTGGTCGCCGAGTTCGCGGAGCTTCGCAGCGATCTTGACTGGGTTAAAATCGTCTGGTAGGTAAAAGCGAAAACAACCACTTAGGGACAACCAGCTGTTTCTCCACATATTACGCGAATTTAGTTTGACAAGCACACGTCGGTACTTGAAAAATAAATTGATTAGTAACCTAACGTTTTTTTTATTAGCTAATTTCCaatttttatataaaaaaatgtttccAAAAGCTAACCCTATGTAGCTAGAGTTCAAGAGTACACCAGGCATGTTAAAGCATTTCAGTTAACCAGAACAGGTCGCTACAGCCTACAGTTTTCCTATATTTTCTGACAACCTGAAGAACTTCAGGGTAGCTGCTAGGTAGCGCCAGCAAACACAGAATCGGGTCTTACCGTGTTCCGAGTCCTCCAGGCCATCGCATTCATACACGTCCTCATCCTGAAAAAGGCAATCTATAATTGCTAAAGTTTGTTGTTTAAAGTTATTATTTGAAGAGTCCATTTCTAATGCACGTTAAATAGGTTATCTATGTTATCTCTGCAAGAGACAGGCCCTAAAGACACCTGCGCTGGTTTGACAGGAATGTCAGGGTGCGCCCAACAGACCTTTCCTTTcacgagtttttttttttttttgacgtcTAAGCTATAAAAAGATTCACTGATCTCTATTCCGTGCTTCTGGATGTCAACTTCCGTGGTTCTGACCTAAATGCGCTACGCTTCAACTCGCTACAATCGTTACACGCTTTTTCAGCGATAGATCCCGCCCTTGTTTTGATCTCATGCTGTATATTCAGGGATAAGTGTTTTGTCTCCAACAGACCACAAGATGGCGATGTTGCAGCAGGGAAAAGAGCTACTGGTTTGCATATCCAGAGCGGACGACACACCCTTATGTTCaagataatgaatgaatgaatggcaGTGAAACGTTGGAAGTTACAAAATGGAAGTCAGGTAAACATAAGAGTTTTTTGGTAGCCTTTGAGTTGCAGTGATTTCAAACTGAACGAGGAAAAGAGTTTGACATGTGTGTGATGAGAGTACATCTGCTGATCCCTTTAGCCTGTTGTAGTTTGACTTTCACTTGAGACTGACCCAATTAATAGAGAATGGCAGAATTATCTGATTTAAACATaagggtacatgtgtgtgtacatacacataTTCAGTAAATGCCAGAAGAGGAGTCAGTCACATCAATGATACCAACATCTCATTCATAAAGTGCTATATTAGAACAGAATCCCCCATAGGTTTCAGGTTTCTGTAAGTTTCAGGTTAAAATATGGGAAAAAAATGGGAATATCCTCCTTTATGaccatttaaaacacacaaatgcgCTTTGACTGTCACGTCCAAGGTCTGAGAACACAATGCTAACCAACCTGATGATTAGTCAGGGCTCCAGTAGTCCTGTGCTGTTTGTCTACTACTACTAGAGCACAGGAGTAAGTTTTGAGCCAGGAACATGGCAAATCTCTGACCAGTCTCCTTATGAGAGTGGGAGCTTCTAATTGTGCTGCAACAGAGGCCACCACCAGCTCGAGTCTCCCAGGTGTGTTGCTCCGCTAGGCAGTGAAGCCTTTCATTAAAAATGCGTGCAAGAGACAAAGGAacaaagaccccccccccccccccccccaggcatAAACAGaaagaagcagagagagagatgggctcTTTTGTGAACTAGCATTTCCCAGGTGTTGACCATAAATAACACATGGAATTCATGGTGGAATTCAGGTCTTTGAATTTTGCAGCTCTCCCCATTCAGATGACTGTTCAGGTGTGATGACAGCCCCAGACAATGCGCCCGTCTCTCTAACTGTCCACCCAGCGGTTTTCAAGCATCATCCACCAGAGAACATATGATTAATCAACATTCTCAAGCgctcatgttcacacacacacacacacacacacacacacacacacacacacacacacagtcaaagcTTAATCTCACATTTCCCAAATTCACTTTTGTGCTCTGAATACTTTTGGTGTCTATTCCATTGAGAGACATGTGCCTTCTGCGCATGTAAAACAATGTAAATGACGTTGTGCTGGATAATCTAAGCCCAGTAACGTAATTCCAGGTGGATGCTGGATGTGAGTCCACCTTGCTTCAGCATACTTTGATTGGCATATGGAACAGGAGTCCCAGAAGCCCTGATAACTTATGTATGCTGTGCATATAACTTGGCTCTaagcatcactgctgtgttgtggTGAGTCCAGGGCTGTTTACTGGGTGCTGATCTCAGTCAAGCTTTGGCATTTCCATTGCAGTCGTGCAACGTGCAACCACGTGACTTGAGATCAGCTGCATGATTGCTAAGCTCTTGAGCCAGTGTCTTAAGGTTTAATACAGGTTTAAACTATACTCTACAGGGCAGTAGCCCTTCACATAGAGGGAGGGAACCCTCGTGATCTAGAGGGCTATTAAGTTTTTTGGGCAAAATGTTGAATCTAATTTTATGAGCATTTCAAAACTGGGTTTCAAGTGCTTCCTAATGATCCCATAATGGGTTTTGCACACGAAAAGGTTTGGACAGGGTCAGGAAACCCGAttgtagataaaaaaaaaaaaaaaagattaactGTTTTTTTTATCCACAAATACTGGCACTAGTGTTCATCTGAAATGCTTCTCACATCTCCTTTACATTTCAATTACATAACTAGTTTCAAAATTTCAATCTATGTAAATTAACAAAAATGTATGCTTTATTTGCAGTTAAGATGAGTCAGTTAAGAGTCAATGCTGTTTATATCTGTACATGAATTCATTCTGAATTATAAGAGCTGAGTACAACACACAGCAGTAGTCagcttatctgtgtgtgtgtgtgtgtgtgtgtgtgggggggggggggggggggtaaattaCACCATACTGCGAGATGAGATTGAAGTGTTAGATTTCTGTTCCTCGTGCATTGGGAAGCTTATGTCTGAGGTTTTGAGTACTAAAGAGCCTGGGAGAATGGGCCTCTACATCTGCCCTGTTAAAGAGGCAGATGTAGAGAATAAAACAATGAAATATGTTGCCCAGGGTTACCAAGAATCACCCCAGAATCACTCAGAGAATTAACATGTGTAaaagagtttgtcatctttatTAATTTTCAGTTAAGGCAATCCGATACAAAGCATTTCACAATTCACTGTTATGACAACAATGTACAATATAGTTCATTTGGAGGggtaaaaacataccaatgaaaataacaacaaaacaaaacggaaccaaaaaaaaaaaaatgatttgAGGACAAAACCATATaggcatttaaaaaaatatcaaagcataaaaacaaactatatctgTGACATGCTGTGAGACTGCCCGTCCCCAGACCCGCACACATCACGACATCTCAGGTTAGGTACGGGAACAGCGAGAAAAGAAGACAGAACAGTTCACTAAAGCTGTTGCTATAGTTACATGCACAATTAATCACTGAAACTGGTTCTACCGTATGTTACAGATGTCGGCACTGAATGTTCAGTGTGTATCTACATCCTGTCAGAGTAAATCGGGAGTGGTTAGAAAGATTGGTACAGGCGCCACTGGATGTAGGAATGCAATCAAAGCCTTGTCATATGTTTTAGgcaaaaataagaaataaataaaacatgatATGAGAATCATGTCAGAagggaacatgtagagacataaTGTAGATCAGCAAATGACATCTTTGTAATAAAGCACTTCCCTAAATGTGTTTAGAGGAACATTAATTAATCATTAAAAGACTTACTCCAAGTGAAGATTGTAGGTCCATCCCTGCCCCATATGCACACGCgtacgcgtacacacacacacacacacacacacacacacacacgggggggAAAAGAGTGACTCACCTAATTGATTTTAACATCTGTCAATGTGCCCTTCATAAAAGGTGGCAATCAAAGCTCCACTCGGTGTCCATGAAGTGTGATATGGAAACAACTAAAAGGAGTGATAatgcagctttgtgtgtgtcctTACAGAATCACACATTATACTTAAGAGGTGTGTACTATGCGTACTGTGTACTATGCATTCAAATACAAATGCATGCTATGCCGTATTGTAAGGCCTTGGCGAGGTGGGGAAGCGAAACAGCACTAAAGTCTCCATCTCGTCTCTGTTACGAGCCTCTCGAGATGACACACACGTGGCTTTTAGCTACTGCTGAGCTCTGGCTGATGCACCATGTATAATGGGTTTCTGCAGGAATGTGAAAGCAAAGGATATCATGAACCAGGTATATTACAGAGAACTGATGAACAGATTAATGGTTTGAATGAATGCGGTAACTGAATGAGATCCTTTGAAAGGCATTGATGCATACTTCAGCCCGAGGCAGCACCTTGTTTAGGAAATCTTGCAAAATCATCTCCATGGAAGAGTGCCCAAGGTGACCTGTGAACCTTCTTTAGTAATGATCTATGAAAATCTGCTGAGCATATTAGCCGTCTCCTAATTTATTGAGGATAACGCAACTGATGTCATTTATATTTTCATTAAAAACTTTCCAGAAATGttgcattttaatttaaatgtagaAAACACTGGTGGGCTAAATGCCTCGTTCAGTTGAAGGCCTAATAAACTTGAATGTGCTGTTCACCCATGAACAGCTGTGGTGGAATAAATATGCATAGTTAAGTTCAACTGACATCACTCGTGTCTTCAAAGACAACTGAACATGGGATATCGAGAACGGGGATTCATATTCGCTTGTCTGTCCCATGTCAGAAACGGATCGCTCTGTTCAGAACGACACGAGCCCGTTAGGTCCGCTTCTAGCTTCAGCTCAGCACCGATGACTCAGTGCTGCAGCGTTATCTCGAGCGCAGCCGCGCACTGGAATTGCCACGTGTAACATCACCTGTGTCTCACTAAATCTGTATAGAGGACCATACGGAGGGTAATGCCCGCTGCTGTTCTAAAGAGCCAAGGCCTGCGCTCACGATTCAGCCCAGTCGGACACCCGGGTCACAGGACGGCCTTGCCCTTGTTTGATTAAAGGCCTCACCACTTTCAGACTGCTACTGGTGTGTTGTCATTCTGCTAGGAGACAAAGAGAGGGCGAGAGACGGAAGAAAAGCAGTGGTGACACTGGCTGAACTGCAATTAATCCTGGCTTGTGCAATATGACAATATGGGTGACATGGCGGCCCGGGCAAAACGCAACACAATTCAAGAATATCTGTTGTGAATACACTGCAAAATGCAATAAGCGTATAGAAAACAACCCGCAAGGGGTTTGGAGAAGGCCTAGTGTCTTTAATAGTCACTAAATCTTGATTCAGCATATTTTGAAGGCTTTCACAGTTCGATTTTCACATTATATACCAATCTTTTTTGCCTAGAAAATATCTATATAGAGAAAAGTTAAATGATCTATCTTGACTCGATCCAGCATGCTTTCAGAATGTATTTATGGTTTCAGACAGACAAGCATCAAGATCTATGATAGAACGTTTTGTCTGAAAAACTGCGGTGTGCAAAAGTGGCCAGTCAAATGTGTACAAACAAATCTCAATCCAAAATAAATGCCACTGAGATAGTTATCTAGAAACTTCACCTGAATGCACACACATTCTAAAACACCAATATGGAGAAAGGTCAAAG containing:
- the LOC143497346 gene encoding bcl-2-like protein 15, translating into MDSSNNNFKQQTLAIIDCLFQDEDVYECDGLEDSEHDDFNPVKIAAKLRELGDHYDETVIKPLIKDVQDAAADQVVSVFGKSVNALCKMWAAERPEIVPEKEILKATVALALYVKNNCPDMTSTIRAATFSIFNNQIGSWITQQGGWEQASCL